The Thiothrix subterranea genome has a segment encoding these proteins:
- a CDS encoding molybdenum cofactor biosynthesis protein MoaE → MQHVDVREMPFDPWQYLADWQAQQLPENARSGATAVFVGTMRDFNEGDDVIGMYLEHYPGMTERQLATLVAESSQRWSLDAALVVHRVGEILPAQPIVLVAVWSAHRAAAFEACRHLMETLKHTAPFWKRETLSNGTVRWVDRNTLG, encoded by the coding sequence ATGCAACACGTTGACGTGCGCGAAATGCCGTTTGATCCTTGGCAATACCTCGCCGATTGGCAAGCGCAACAGTTGCCGGAAAATGCGCGTTCCGGTGCAACGGCTGTATTCGTCGGCACGATGCGCGATTTCAACGAAGGCGATGACGTGATTGGCATGTATTTGGAGCATTATCCCGGCATGACCGAACGTCAATTGGCAACGTTGGTGGCAGAATCTTCGCAACGCTGGTCGCTGGATGCGGCGTTGGTGGTGCACCGTGTGGGCGAGATTTTGCCCGCGCAACCGATTGTCTTGGTAGCCGTGTGGTCAGCACATCGCGCCGCTGCGTTTGAAGCCTGCCGCCATTTGATGGAAACGCTCAAACATACTGCGCCGTTCTGGAAGCGTGAAACGTTGAGCAATGGCACGGTACGTTGGGTTGATCGCAATACGCTCGGTTAA
- a CDS encoding glycosyl hydrolase family 18 protein, which yields MKMTMANANGVVATWLLTVMTLVASHAVQAGEKITKPWVTGYVTGEWHRSDGTIGILNDEDWDTLTHVIHHAAGLNSNGSLDMNYGGWGLSSQSRRTALIEQAHAKNVKVLFSVVNFGGYAPVLADAAKRQTLVTQLIDVLKNGTGPGYDGLDIDLEPVTADSSGNNPNYEAFITELQAQMKTLNKTNNPGMLVERPLLAIATGIEVVVDNSTGDLRKLLAKLQDKLDQINVMAYDLAIANDGVTWHDGALYDGGNKYPTNPARSVMSADRALQQFISAGVLPSKLGLGISGEIRGWIGGK from the coding sequence ATGAAAATGACAATGGCTAATGCTAACGGGGTAGTCGCTACATGGCTATTAACCGTGATGACGTTGGTGGCATCGCACGCTGTTCAGGCGGGTGAAAAAATTACCAAGCCGTGGGTGACGGGTTACGTTACGGGCGAATGGCATCGCAGCGATGGAACCATTGGCATTCTTAACGATGAAGACTGGGATACTTTGACTCATGTGATTCACCACGCGGCAGGTCTTAACAGTAATGGTTCATTGGACATGAATTATGGCGGTTGGGGTCTTAGTAGCCAAAGTCGGCGCACTGCATTGATTGAGCAGGCTCATGCTAAAAACGTCAAGGTTTTGTTTAGCGTTGTGAATTTTGGCGGGTATGCGCCGGTATTAGCCGATGCCGCAAAGCGGCAAACGTTGGTAACTCAACTCATTGATGTACTTAAAAACGGCACTGGCCCGGGTTACGATGGGCTTGATATTGACCTAGAGCCTGTCACAGCAGACAGCTCCGGCAATAACCCGAATTACGAAGCGTTCATCACCGAATTACAAGCCCAAATGAAGACGCTTAATAAAACCAACAATCCCGGTATGTTGGTGGAACGCCCGTTATTAGCGATTGCGACCGGTATTGAAGTGGTGGTCGATAACAGCACTGGTGATTTACGTAAGCTGTTGGCAAAACTGCAAGATAAACTGGATCAAATCAATGTCATGGCTTATGACTTAGCGATTGCCAATGACGGGGTTACTTGGCACGACGGTGCGTTATACGACGGCGGCAATAAATATCCAACCAACCCTGCGAGATCGGTAATGTCAGCGGACCGAGCGCTTCAGCAATTCATCAGTGCTGGGGTATTGCCCAGTAAATTGGGGTTGGGTATTAGCGGTGAAATACGCGGTTGGATTGGGGGAAAGTAA
- the cls gene encoding cardiolipin synthase has protein sequence MRVTAYLASWFNTGLLLLDVIIVATLLPTVVQQRRESGATLAWVLAIVFVPFIGLLSFWVFGTTRLHLRRRKRRRVEEKLANTLQNVQVCLNSQQHIRGIPPSLLKLVNKLDEIGPVGGNAVDIMREGEQLFAVLEQAFAAATQHIHLVYYIWEADYTGERLRNALVQAAQRGVTVRLLVDDVGSRQANARFFAPLLAAGGQVERFLKVNVLSRQLNLNNRNHRKVVIIDGTLAFTGGMNVGDVYAGRGEPWQDLHARIQGPVVYTLQEVFCQDWYHATGEDLVSEVYFPVIADAGTIHAQFLASGPADERWQAIHTVLFAAMNLANTRIWIETPYFVPDRPILMALQTAALRGVDVRLLLPGKSDHPLVLYAGRSFIDDLLAAGVRVFEMYRAMPHAKAVMIDSNFATLGSANMDQRSFRLNFEGNIFFYSAEIASKLEQDFLNACANTQEVTEAQRRQLGKWQRLAESIARLLAPLL, from the coding sequence ATGCGCGTGACGGCTTATCTGGCAAGCTGGTTCAATACCGGCTTATTATTGTTGGACGTTATTATTGTCGCTACTTTGTTACCGACAGTGGTGCAGCAACGCCGTGAGTCGGGGGCGACACTGGCGTGGGTGTTGGCGATTGTCTTTGTGCCTTTTATTGGGCTGCTAAGTTTTTGGGTGTTTGGCACGACGCGCTTGCATTTGCGCCGTCGCAAACGCCGTCGGGTCGAGGAAAAGTTGGCGAATACGTTACAAAACGTGCAAGTTTGCTTGAATAGTCAGCAACATATTCGCGGGATTCCGCCGTCCTTACTGAAATTGGTCAATAAGCTGGACGAAATCGGCCCCGTCGGTGGCAATGCCGTCGACATTATGCGCGAGGGTGAACAGCTATTTGCGGTCTTGGAACAGGCTTTCGCCGCTGCTACCCAGCATATTCATCTGGTCTACTATATCTGGGAGGCGGATTACACCGGCGAACGTTTGCGCAATGCCTTGGTGCAAGCGGCACAGCGTGGGGTCACGGTGCGTTTGCTGGTCGATGATGTGGGTTCGCGTCAGGCGAATGCGCGATTTTTTGCGCCGCTGTTAGCCGCAGGCGGGCAGGTCGAACGTTTTCTGAAAGTGAATGTGTTAAGCCGTCAACTTAATCTGAACAATCGCAATCACCGCAAAGTCGTCATTATTGATGGCACGCTGGCTTTCACCGGCGGGATGAATGTCGGCGATGTGTACGCGGGCAGGGGCGAGCCCTGGCAGGATTTGCACGCACGGATTCAGGGGCCGGTGGTGTATACCTTGCAGGAAGTGTTTTGTCAGGATTGGTATCACGCAACCGGCGAAGATTTGGTGAGCGAGGTGTACTTTCCGGTGATTGCGGATGCCGGAACGATTCACGCGCAATTCCTTGCCAGCGGGCCTGCGGATGAGCGTTGGCAGGCGATTCATACCGTGTTATTCGCGGCGATGAATCTGGCGAATACGCGCATTTGGATTGAAACGCCGTATTTCGTACCGGATCGCCCGATTCTGATGGCTTTGCAAACGGCAGCGTTGCGCGGCGTGGACGTGCGTTTGCTATTGCCGGGGAAATCGGATCATCCGCTGGTACTGTATGCAGGGCGTTCCTTTATAGACGATTTGCTGGCAGCAGGCGTGCGCGTGTTTGAAATGTACCGTGCCATGCCTCATGCCAAAGCGGTGATGATCGACAGCAACTTCGCGACGCTGGGGTCGGCGAATATGGATCAGCGCAGTTTTCGCCTTAATTTCGAGGGCAACATCTTTTTTTACAGCGCCGAAATCGCCAGCAAGCTGGAGCAGGATTTTCTGAACGCTTGTGCGAATACGCAGGAAGTGACTGAAGCCCAGCGCCGTCAATTGGGCAAATGGCAGCGTTTAGCAGAGAGTATTGCGCGTTTGCTGGCTCCATTGTTATGA
- the trpE gene encoding anthranilate synthase component I, translating to MNQDTFDTYIAQGYNRVPVRRTILADLDTPLSAYLKLADAPYSYLFESVQGGEKWGRYSMLGLPAQTIIKVFGLQVEVHRAHQPVETVDVADPLAWITEFQQQYNVPDIEDLPRFNGGLVGYFGYETIRYIEKKLVHGREKPDPIGTPDIVLMVSDEVVVFDNLRGELHLIVLAEAGGYKQSQQRLDALERQLQEARRLYQPAPKATQVEESDFISGFTEDGFKQAVLDAKEYIKAGDIMQVVLSQRMSIPFAAPPLDLYRALRRLNPSPYMYFLNLGDFHIVGSSPEILVRLEDDVLTVRPIAGTRRRGDTEQRDQELETELLNDPKELAEHLMLIDLGRNDAGRVSEIGSVKLTDKMIVERYSHVMHIVSNVTGKLLPGLDAIDVLRATFPAGTVSGAPKIRAMEIIDELEPVKRGVYSGAVGYLAWNGNMDTAIAIRTAVIKDDVLHIQAGAGIVYDSVPQSEWDETMNKGRAVFRAASAALSGLNGKHK from the coding sequence ATGAATCAGGATACTTTCGATACCTATATTGCCCAAGGCTACAACCGCGTTCCTGTCCGCCGTACCATTCTGGCTGACCTTGATACCCCGTTAAGTGCCTACCTCAAACTCGCGGATGCGCCCTATTCCTACCTGTTCGAGTCCGTACAAGGTGGGGAAAAATGGGGACGTTATTCCATGCTTGGCTTACCTGCGCAAACCATCATCAAGGTGTTTGGCTTGCAGGTGGAAGTGCATCGTGCGCACCAACCTGTGGAAACCGTTGACGTAGCTGATCCGCTGGCATGGATTACTGAATTTCAGCAGCAATACAATGTGCCAGACATCGAAGACTTGCCGCGCTTCAACGGCGGGCTGGTTGGTTATTTCGGCTACGAAACCATCCGCTACATCGAGAAAAAGTTGGTGCATGGGCGTGAAAAACCCGACCCGATTGGTACGCCCGACATCGTACTGATGGTGTCGGATGAAGTCGTGGTATTCGACAATTTGCGCGGTGAATTGCACCTAATCGTCCTAGCGGAAGCGGGTGGATACAAGCAATCCCAGCAACGCCTCGACGCACTCGAACGCCAGTTGCAAGAAGCCCGCCGCCTCTATCAACCTGCCCCCAAAGCGACACAGGTAGAAGAAAGCGACTTCATTTCCGGCTTCACCGAAGACGGTTTCAAGCAAGCGGTGCTGGATGCCAAGGAATACATCAAAGCAGGCGACATTATGCAAGTGGTGCTATCGCAGCGCATGAGCATTCCGTTTGCCGCGCCGCCGCTGGATTTGTACCGTGCCTTGCGCCGCCTCAACCCGTCGCCTTATATGTACTTCCTGAATCTGGGCGATTTCCACATCGTCGGATCCTCGCCGGAAATTTTGGTGCGCCTTGAAGATGACGTGCTTACCGTGCGCCCGATTGCCGGAACGCGCCGCCGTGGTGACACCGAACAGCGCGATCAGGAACTCGAAACCGAACTGCTCAACGACCCGAAAGAACTCGCCGAACACCTGATGCTGATCGACCTTGGGCGCAACGATGCCGGGCGTGTCAGCGAAATCGGCTCGGTCAAACTCACCGACAAAATGATCGTGGAACGCTATTCGCACGTCATGCACATCGTCTCCAACGTCACCGGCAAACTGCTGCCGGGGCTGGATGCGATAGATGTATTACGTGCCACTTTCCCCGCTGGCACAGTCAGCGGTGCGCCAAAAATCCGCGCAATGGAAATCATCGACGAACTCGAACCCGTCAAACGCGGCGTGTATTCGGGTGCGGTCGGTTATCTGGCGTGGAACGGCAATATGGATACCGCCATTGCCATCCGCACCGCCGTGATCAAGGATGACGTGCTGCACATCCAAGCAGGCGCTGGCATCGTTTACGACTCCGTGCCGCAGTCGGAATGGGATGAGACAATGAACAAAGGGCGGGCGGTGTTCCGTGCGGCTAGTGCTGCGTTGTCTGGCTTGAACGGCAAACATAAGTAA
- the rpmB gene encoding 50S ribosomal protein L28 — protein MSRVCQVTGKRPVTGNNVSHANNRTKRRFLPNLHAKRFWVESEGRWVRLRVSAKGMRIIDKLGIDTILADIRGRGEKV, from the coding sequence ATGTCTCGTGTATGTCAAGTAACAGGTAAGCGTCCCGTCACAGGTAACAATGTGTCGCACGCTAACAATAGAACCAAGCGCCGTTTCCTGCCTAACCTGCACGCGAAGCGCTTCTGGGTCGAAAGCGAAGGACGCTGGGTTCGCCTGCGCGTTTCTGCAAAAGGTATGCGTATTATCGACAAGTTAGGTATTGATACCATTCTTGCTGATATTCGTGGCCGTGGCGAAAAAGTTTAA
- the folK gene encoding 2-amino-4-hydroxy-6-hydroxymethyldihydropteridine diphosphokinase, whose product MANVYLSLGSNIEREANLCSAMQRLRQDFGHVVFSHVYETPAAGFAGEPFFNLAAGLTTALTPTALKHYLRELEQAHGRLRGEEKFSARTLDIDLLLYDDWNLQPTTNLPHQDILTYAFVLFPLAEIASTVMHPVLQRAIGEIARESTLSAAMMRHVTLNCGA is encoded by the coding sequence ATGGCAAACGTCTATTTAAGCCTCGGCAGCAATATTGAGCGCGAAGCCAACCTGTGCAGCGCGATGCAACGTTTACGGCAAGACTTCGGTCATGTGGTCTTTTCGCACGTCTATGAAACGCCCGCCGCAGGGTTTGCGGGTGAACCCTTTTTCAATTTAGCCGCTGGCCTTACCACCGCGCTAACGCCAACCGCCCTGAAACACTATTTACGGGAATTGGAACAAGCCCACGGACGTTTGCGCGGTGAGGAGAAATTCAGCGCACGCACCTTAGACATTGACCTGTTGCTTTACGATGATTGGAATTTGCAACCAACCACCAATTTACCGCACCAGGACATTCTCACTTATGCATTTGTGCTGTTCCCGCTGGCGGAAATTGCTTCAACAGTCATGCACCCCGTGTTGCAACGCGCTATCGGCGAGATTGCCCGCGAATCAACGCTGTCGGCGGCAATGATGCGCCATGTCACCTTAAATTGCGGCGCTTAA
- a CDS encoding MoaD/ThiS family protein, translating into MPIKVLFFASLRERIGQSQRLLETDTPLTLQEVWQRSSGETHLPDNVLRSVNQTYVDANSLVQPGDEVAFFPPVTGG; encoded by the coding sequence ATGCCCATTAAGGTACTGTTTTTTGCCAGCCTGCGCGAACGCATCGGGCAAAGCCAACGGCTGCTGGAAACCGATACGCCGTTGACCTTGCAAGAAGTCTGGCAGCGCAGCAGCGGTGAAACCCATTTGCCGGATAATGTATTAAGGTCGGTCAATCAAACGTATGTGGATGCTAACAGCCTGGTGCAACCGGGCGATGAAGTGGCATTTTTTCCACCCGTCACCGGAGGTTGA
- a CDS encoding glycine zipper 2TM domain-containing protein, with protein MKALMNYPRLATALAASILLSGCVGTAPINNAQTGSMVGAVLGGVAGNQFGNGDGKTAMTILGTVMGSYLGSQWGTQLDARDQQNLGQSIYSGRPATWQNPNTGYQYNVNPGQVYRANVNNQSTVCRPVTIVGTIDGRNQNIQTQACQDSRGQWQLSR; from the coding sequence ATGAAAGCATTAATGAATTATCCCCGCCTCGCCACGGCATTAGCTGCCTCCATTTTATTAAGTGGATGTGTAGGAACTGCCCCGATTAATAATGCCCAAACCGGCTCAATGGTTGGTGCAGTCTTAGGCGGTGTCGCAGGCAACCAATTTGGCAATGGCGATGGCAAAACCGCCATGACTATTTTGGGTACAGTGATGGGCAGCTACCTCGGCAGCCAATGGGGAACGCAACTGGACGCGCGTGACCAGCAAAACTTGGGTCAGTCCATTTACAGCGGTCGTCCAGCCACCTGGCAAAATCCGAACACTGGCTACCAATACAACGTCAACCCCGGTCAGGTTTACCGCGCTAACGTCAACAACCAAAGCACCGTCTGTCGCCCTGTGACCATTGTGGGTACGATTGATGGCAGAAACCAAAATATCCAAACCCAAGCTTGCCAAGACAGCCGTGGGCAGTGGCAACTGTCACGCTAA
- a CDS encoding M20 aminoacylase family protein, producing MTAKLDPIAASHALHADMQQWRRDIHQHPEIAYEEFRTSAQVAARLQALGLEVHTGIGETGVVGVLHGKQPGAKHIGLRADMDALPLTELNTFAHASCHHGKMHGCGHDGHTTMLLGAATILAQHPDFAGTVYFIFQPAEESNAGAKRMIEAGLFERFPITEVYGMHNWPGIPTGQFAVHSGAVMASTDSFDIEIQAQGGHAAMPDTVIDPVLVAGHIITATQSIVARNLKPTSGGVISITKMQGGSAYNVIPETVSLHGTIRSLDPQDRALLKQRLQHLVEHTAQAFAASASVRFMEGYPATINHSSNAEACYQVTTALVGEACVQWNPPPSMGAEDFAYMLQHRPGAYIWIGNGDATESRALHNPYYDFNDNILPLGASYWVRLVQHLCR from the coding sequence ATGACCGCCAAACTCGACCCGATTGCCGCCAGCCACGCCCTGCACGCCGATATGCAACAATGGCGGCGCGATATTCACCAACACCCCGAAATCGCTTACGAAGAATTTCGCACCAGCGCCCAAGTTGCCGCGCGTTTACAGGCACTAGGTTTGGAAGTTCACACCGGTATTGGTGAAACCGGTGTCGTCGGTGTGCTACACGGCAAACAGCCCGGCGCTAAACACATTGGTTTACGCGCCGATATGGATGCGCTGCCACTGACCGAATTGAATACCTTCGCCCATGCCTCCTGCCATCACGGTAAAATGCACGGTTGCGGGCATGACGGCCACACCACCATGTTGCTAGGGGCTGCCACGATTTTGGCGCAACACCCGGATTTTGCGGGAACGGTGTATTTCATCTTTCAACCCGCAGAAGAAAGCAATGCCGGGGCAAAACGCATGATTGAGGCGGGCTTATTCGAGCGCTTCCCTATTACCGAAGTGTACGGAATGCATAATTGGCCGGGGATTCCCACAGGGCAGTTTGCCGTGCATTCCGGTGCAGTCATGGCATCGACAGACAGTTTTGACATTGAAATCCAAGCGCAAGGTGGTCATGCCGCGATGCCGGATACGGTCATCGACCCAGTATTGGTTGCGGGGCATATTATCACGGCAACGCAAAGTATCGTGGCACGAAACCTGAAACCCACCAGCGGCGGCGTGATTAGTATTACCAAAATGCAAGGCGGCAGTGCTTACAATGTGATCCCTGAAACCGTGAGTTTGCACGGCACTATTCGCAGCCTTGATCCGCAAGATCGCGCCTTACTGAAACAACGCTTGCAACACTTGGTGGAACACACCGCGCAAGCGTTTGCTGCCAGTGCCAGTGTGCGTTTTATGGAAGGCTACCCCGCCACTATCAACCATTCCAGCAATGCCGAAGCGTGTTATCAGGTCACAACCGCGTTAGTGGGCGAGGCATGTGTGCAATGGAACCCACCACCGAGCATGGGCGCGGAAGATTTCGCCTACATGCTGCAACACCGCCCCGGTGCATACATCTGGATCGGCAATGGCGACGCGACCGAAAGCCGCGCCTTACACAATCCGTATTACGATTTCAACGACAATATCTTGCCGCTAGGGGCAAGTTACTGGGTGCGTTTGGTGCAACACTTGTGTCGTTAA
- the gcvA gene encoding transcriptional regulator GcvA: protein MSQQLPPLNALRAFEAVARHLSFTKAAAELHVTRAAISHQIKFLEDYLGFALLERKNRSIVLSKGAEAALPKLRQAFDCLADAVHLMRNETHREHITVCAAPSFASKWLIPRLPRFSRQHPEIDMQINSNVGLVDADLQQDNRAMDTFFRQNQVDVVIGFGAGQYPGDSVIKLFAVSAVPVCSPALLNAQHPHPLHTPADLVFHTLLHDDTNYVGHPSWSKWLKLQGVEGINANRGLHFNHVSLALDAAVDAQGVLLSIKPLAQADIDAGRLCIPFDLPMPLEHAYYVFRPQSAPLNQRACDVFVEWLLEEAHQHPIKEGLNAH from the coding sequence ATGTCACAACAACTGCCCCCCCTGAATGCTTTGCGAGCTTTTGAAGCCGTTGCCCGCCACTTGAGTTTTACCAAAGCGGCGGCAGAACTTCATGTGACTCGCGCCGCGATTAGTCACCAGATTAAATTTCTGGAGGATTACCTTGGCTTTGCGTTGTTGGAACGTAAAAATCGTTCAATTGTGCTCAGCAAAGGCGCGGAGGCAGCCTTGCCCAAGTTGCGCCAAGCGTTTGATTGTCTGGCGGATGCAGTGCATTTGATGCGCAATGAAACCCACCGCGAACACATTACGGTATGCGCAGCCCCCTCGTTTGCGTCCAAATGGTTGATTCCACGCCTGCCGCGTTTTTCCCGGCAACACCCGGAGATTGATATGCAAATCAATAGCAATGTGGGGCTGGTGGATGCGGATCTTCAGCAAGATAATCGTGCGATGGATACTTTTTTTCGCCAAAATCAAGTGGATGTGGTCATCGGCTTCGGTGCAGGGCAATACCCCGGTGACAGTGTAATCAAGTTGTTTGCAGTGTCTGCCGTGCCGGTTTGCAGCCCGGCGTTGTTGAATGCGCAACATCCGCACCCCTTGCACACACCTGCGGATTTGGTGTTTCATACCTTGTTACATGATGATACAAATTATGTGGGACACCCCAGTTGGTCAAAATGGCTAAAATTACAGGGTGTGGAAGGCATTAATGCGAATCGGGGGCTGCATTTTAACCATGTGTCACTGGCGTTGGATGCGGCGGTTGATGCGCAAGGCGTGCTATTAAGCATCAAGCCGTTGGCGCAAGCTGATATTGATGCGGGCAGGTTGTGTATCCCCTTTGATTTGCCGATGCCATTGGAGCACGCTTACTACGTGTTTCGCCCGCAATCCGCGCCCTTAAATCAACGTGCTTGCGATGTGTTTGTGGAATGGTTACTGGAAGAAGCCCATCAACATCCAATAAAGGAAGGTTTGAATGCCCATTAA
- a CDS encoding glycosyl hydrolase family 18 protein, giving the protein MQTWTALPGTWESSGGDKIDRGRYSQLMKPGYQCVKGASNDCSYKPEYYRWDDKAKMPYLSINKAGSDADMFISYNDARSVSEKVKYVKEKGLGGVMLWELGRECLPPGAGGGSIDQCVSGDGKYRPLLKAIRQTLRTGTGKYKPLLVQP; this is encoded by the coding sequence ATGCAAACTTGGACTGCTTTGCCGGGTACGTGGGAATCTTCGGGTGGCGACAAGATTGATCGTGGCCGTTATTCGCAATTGATGAAGCCCGGTTATCAATGTGTCAAGGGGGCAAGTAACGATTGCAGCTACAAACCGGAGTATTACCGTTGGGACGATAAAGCCAAAATGCCCTACTTGAGTATTAATAAAGCCGGTTCAGATGCTGACATGTTCATTTCCTACAACGATGCGCGTTCGGTGTCGGAAAAGGTTAAGTACGTCAAAGAAAAAGGTTTGGGTGGGGTGATGCTGTGGGAGTTAGGGCGTGAATGCTTACCACCGGGGGCAGGTGGCGGTTCCATTGATCAGTGTGTTTCTGGCGACGGCAAATATCGCCCACTTTTGAAAGCGATTCGCCAGACCCTGCGCACCGGGACTGGCAAATACAAGCCGTTGCTGGTGCAACCTTAA
- a CDS encoding SRPBCC family protein: protein MMWVVITLVILLLLLPVLVGFLISPYQQVTRVELIKAPADAVWNALSDFSQQAQWRADLTSMQMLDDDEGLRWVEQVANQRPLVLRKLKELPLKELLVEMTQGSNKGTRHARMNAVPGGTRVTFTEMLETRSPLGRIRGRMGSSLDQRLDHFIQQLKAHFTA, encoded by the coding sequence ATGATGTGGGTTGTAATAACGCTGGTTATCCTGCTGCTGTTGCTGCCGGTATTGGTGGGGTTTTTGATTTCACCCTATCAACAAGTGACGCGGGTCGAATTAATCAAAGCGCCTGCCGATGCCGTGTGGAATGCGCTCAGCGATTTTTCGCAGCAAGCACAGTGGCGTGCTGACCTGACCAGTATGCAAATGCTGGATGATGACGAGGGCTTGCGTTGGGTTGAGCAAGTGGCTAATCAGCGCCCATTAGTACTGCGTAAGCTTAAAGAGTTGCCGCTGAAAGAATTACTCGTTGAAATGACGCAGGGTAGCAATAAGGGAACTCGCCATGCACGCATGAATGCTGTTCCCGGTGGCACGCGCGTAACCTTCACTGAAATGCTGGAAACTCGCAGTCCACTAGGGCGTATCAGGGGGCGTATGGGCAGCAGCCTTGATCAGCGTTTAGATCATTTTATTCAGCAACTGAAAGCGCACTTTACGGCTTAA
- the rpmG gene encoding 50S ribosomal protein L33 translates to MAKKGGRDKIKLVSSAGTGFFYTTTKNKRTTPDKLEFSKYDPVVRKHVMFKEAKIK, encoded by the coding sequence ATGGCTAAGAAAGGCGGTCGTGATAAAATCAAGCTGGTTTCTTCCGCAGGAACTGGATTTTTCTATACTACAACCAAGAACAAGCGCACTACGCCGGACAAATTAGAGTTCAGCAAGTACGACCCGGTTGTGCGTAAACATGTTATGTTTAAGGAAGCCAAGATCAAGTAA
- the folB gene encoding dihydroneopterin aldolase, whose product MDIVYVRDLRLDARIGIYEWEKRILQKIRIDLEMAWDNRIPAASDAIKDTLNYKTAAKRVMQLVDSAHYELVERLAETIADTLMQEFHIPWIQVTVGKPGAVRGASEVGVKIERGNRQWQTSI is encoded by the coding sequence ATGGATATAGTTTATGTACGCGACCTGCGCCTCGATGCCCGCATCGGCATTTACGAGTGGGAAAAACGCATCCTGCAAAAAATTCGCATTGATTTGGAAATGGCGTGGGATAACCGCATCCCCGCCGCCAGCGACGCCATTAAAGACACCCTCAACTACAAAACCGCCGCCAAGCGCGTCATGCAACTGGTCGACAGCGCTCATTACGAATTAGTCGAGCGCCTCGCCGAAACCATCGCAGACACACTGATGCAAGAATTCCACATTCCTTGGATACAAGTCACCGTCGGCAAACCCGGCGCAGTACGCGGGGCCAGCGAAGTGGGTGTTAAAATTGAGCGTGGCAATCGGCAATGGCAAACGTCTATTTAA
- a CDS encoding glycine zipper 2TM domain-containing protein produces the protein MKTVIYSLGTLALAAALTACGTPMNNAQIGSATGAVLGGVAGNQMGQGQGKTAATIVGTMVGSVVGGQVGAQQDRYYQQPQQPAPYYNRGY, from the coding sequence ATGAAAACTGTTATTTATTCACTGGGGACTTTAGCACTAGCAGCCGCACTGACGGCTTGCGGCACACCGATGAACAATGCGCAAATCGGTTCTGCAACCGGCGCTGTTTTAGGCGGTGTAGCAGGCAACCAAATGGGTCAAGGCCAAGGTAAAACGGCTGCCACTATCGTAGGAACCATGGTCGGCAGCGTTGTCGGTGGTCAGGTTGGCGCACAGCAAGACCGTTACTACCAACAACCGCAGCAACCAGCACCGTATTACAATCGGGGCTACTAA